In Clostridium sp. SY8519, one genomic interval encodes:
- a CDS encoding heavy metal-associated domain-containing protein: MYQTTVNIEGMACGMCESHINDAIRRAFPAAKKVSSSRRKKTSVFYTEEPVDPSDIQAVIEASGYHYLSSETACCEKKKGLFRRS; the protein is encoded by the coding sequence ATGTATCAGACAACAGTAAACATCGAGGGAATGGCATGCGGCATGTGCGAATCCCATATCAATGACGCGATCCGGCGGGCATTTCCCGCGGCAAAGAAAGTCAGTTCCTCCCGCAGGAAAAAAACCAGCGTGTTTTATACGGAGGAACCGGTGGATCCGTCGGACATCCAGGCAGTGATCGAGGCTTCCGGCTATCACTACCTGTCATCCGAGACCGCCTGCTGTGAAAAGAAAAAAGGGTTGTTTCGCCGTTCGTAA
- a CDS encoding DUF1292 domain-containing protein gives MPTFRDNDGSGKDTDPNAYGDILGEFAARNKLNLRFGQSSTPFEQAVAKRHEEAETGDERLTMADIQAILSDEEAEFGLTMEDEEGESTDFSLLALLELEEQAYLVLGHEAEDTMEILFARCDEQADGSLDFTVLEDGEEMEAVKAAFEEAQSDDAEMTLTFNFVNEAGEPDSLELMRVMEVDGRQYGVMSHADEDGGMEIIFVHYWEDEDGTPQIADIEDDEEYERVDRFYDESLE, from the coding sequence ATGCCAACATTCAGAGATAACGACGGCAGCGGAAAAGATACAGATCCCAACGCATATGGAGATATTCTGGGAGAATTTGCGGCCCGCAACAAACTGAACCTGCGTTTCGGGCAGAGCAGCACACCCTTTGAACAGGCAGTGGCCAAACGCCATGAAGAAGCAGAGACTGGTGATGAGCGGCTGACCATGGCGGACATACAGGCGATTCTGTCCGATGAGGAAGCGGAATTCGGGCTGACCATGGAAGACGAAGAGGGAGAAAGCACGGACTTTTCCCTGCTGGCCCTGCTGGAGCTGGAGGAACAGGCATACCTGGTACTGGGCCATGAGGCCGAAGACACCATGGAGATCCTCTTTGCCCGCTGTGATGAACAGGCGGACGGAAGTCTGGATTTTACAGTCCTGGAAGACGGCGAGGAAATGGAAGCAGTAAAAGCAGCCTTTGAAGAAGCCCAGAGCGATGACGCGGAGATGACCCTTACCTTTAACTTTGTAAATGAAGCCGGAGAGCCGGATTCACTGGAGCTGATGCGTGTCATGGAAGTAGACGGCAGGCAGTACGGCGTGATGTCCCATGCGGATGAAGACGGCGGAATGGAGATCATCTTTGTGCACTACTGGGAAGACGAGGACGGAACCCCGCAGATCGCCGATATTGAAGATGATGAAGAATATGAAAGAGTAGACCGTTTCTACGACGAATCCCTGGAATAG